In the Topomyia yanbarensis strain Yona2022 chromosome 3, ASM3024719v1, whole genome shotgun sequence genome, one interval contains:
- the LOC131693372 gene encoding low choriolytic enzyme-like, producing the protein MKIVTVLLLYHWLLVHYVLGDYYTPSEEVGRALSQYDRMNEKRFPFEFGMGHYYQGDIMLVRPENGRVSIPDSLTSYIWPKGRVPYKLVGNFTTSEKNTIRDAMQMFREFTCVRFVQRKRNDRLFVAIGNNFTGCYSYVGRRTNNQFNYINLQTPQCLMTVGTPVHEMMHALGYYHEFVRPDRDEYIYINRSALLPEYQTDEFYDANFGKLRPEDGQTYNITYNYGSVMHYSRYAGAQSLEYPVLINTKPYVGDFGNENGFAYSDVLEINRRYNCSST; encoded by the exons ATGAAAATTGTAACCGTGCTACTATTGTACCATTGGTTACTGGTCCACTATGTTCTTGGGGACTACTACACTCCGAGTGAAGAAGTTG GTCGAGCGCTATCACAGTATGATCGAATGAATGAAAAACGATTTCCATTTGAGTTCGGTATGGGCCATTACTATCAAGGTGACATAATGCTGGTCCGACCAGAGAACGGACGAGTTTCAATTCCTGATTCGCTTACTTCGTACATTTGGCCAAAAGGAAGAGTACCATACAAGTTAGTAGGGAATTTTA CCACTAGTGAGAAAAATACCATCCGTGATGCTATGCAAATGTTCAGGGAATTTACTTGCGTTCGATTTGTGCAGCGTAAAAGGAACGACAGATTGTTTGTGGCAATTGGTAATAATTTTACAGGATGCTATTCATACGTTGGCAGGCGGACGAACAATCAGTTCAACTACATCAATCTGCAGACTCCCCAGTGTCTGATGACAGTTGGAACACCTGTACATGAGATGATGCATGCACTTGGATATTATCATGAGTTCGTACGACCAGATAGGGACGAGTATATTTACATCAATCGAAGTGCCTTACTGCCAGAGTATCAAA CGGATGAGTTTTATGATGCCAATTTTGGCAAGTTGCGACCAGAAGACGGACAGACATACAACATTACTTACAATTATGGCAGTGTGATGCATTACTCCCGCTATGCTGGGGCGCAAAGTCTGGAATATCCTGTACTGATTAACACG AAACCATATGTAGGAGATTTTGGAAATGAGAATGGATTTGCGTATTCTGATGTACTGGAAATTAATCGAAGATATAACTGTTCGAGCACATAA